A section of the Numida meleagris isolate 19003 breed g44 Domestic line chromosome 16, NumMel1.0, whole genome shotgun sequence genome encodes:
- the IER5L gene encoding immediate early response gene 5-like protein — translation MLRGRRRRMECTLDAQSLISISLRKIHSSRTQRGGIKLHKNLLVSYVLRNARQLYLSERYAELYRRQQHYPDGAPLLAMPPPCPPPPPSAPPELPPLPGDPHERDVRSCAALRGGAELGAEVALCSAPPELQQRAACRDSAGFYRAAPPGHGAGHGAGAAPSPYAAAAAASSGCDFGSGGGTQQHCSSRTTVLDLDTHVVTTVENGYLHQECCSQCPCCCQPAAPGPPSPPPPPGAKRKYYPGQEEEEGVEEGEPGGGGVAGGPQFAPCTKRARFEEYGSAEHPQDSSNISNLISIFGSGFTGLVSRQQADSEQPLNGQLCGKQALASLGAWTRAIVAF, via the coding sequence ATGCTGAGGGGccggaggaggaggatggagtGCACCCTCGATGCGCAGAGTTTGATCAGTATTTCCCTGCGGAAGATCCACAGCTCCCGCACTCAGCGAGGCGGCATCAAGCTCCACAAGAACCTGCTCGTCTCCTATGTGCTCCGCAACGCCCGCCAGCTCTACCTGAGCGAACGCTACGCCGAGCTCTACCGCCGCCAGCAGCACTACCCCGACGGAGCCCCGCTGCTCGCCATGCCCCCTCCGTGCCCCCCTCCGCCGCCCTCCGCCCCTCCGGAGCTGCCCCCTCTGCCCGGCGACCCCCACGAGCGCGACGTTCGGAGCTgcgcggcgctgcggggcggcgCGGAACTGGGGGCGGAGGTAGCGCTGTGCTCCGCTCCCCCCGAACTGCAGCAGAGAGCGGCGTGCAGAGACTCCGCGGGCTTCTACCGAGCGGCGCCCCCCGGGCACGGAGCGGGACACGGTGCCGGGGCGGCCCCCTCCCCGtacgccgccgccgccgccgcctcctccggTTGTGACTTTGGGAGCGGAGGAGGAACGCAGCAGCACTGTAGCAGCCGCACCACGGTGCTGGATTTGGACACGCACGTCGTGACCACGGTGGAGAACGGTTACCTGCACCAGGAGTGCTGCTCGCAGTGCCCGTGCTGCTGCCAACCCGCGGCGCCGGGgcccccctccccgccgcccccgccggGCGCTAAGCGCAAGTATTACCcggggcaggaggaagaggagggggtGGAGGAAGGGGAGCCGGGGGGAGGCGGGGTGGCGGGCGGCCCCCAGTTCGCCCCGTGCACCAAACGCGCCCGCTTCGAGGAGTACGGCAGCGCCGAACACCCGCAGGACTCTTCCAACATCTCCAACTTGATCTCCATCTTCGGCTCCGGTTTCACGGGGCTGGTGAGCCGGCAGCAGGCGGACTCGGAGCAGCCCCTCAACGGGCAGCTGTGCGGCAAGCAGGCGCTGGCCAGCCTGGGGGCCTGGACTCGGGCCATCGTCGCGTTTTAG